In one window of Chelmon rostratus isolate fCheRos1 chromosome 19, fCheRos1.pri, whole genome shotgun sequence DNA:
- the LOC121622866 gene encoding huntingtin-interacting protein 1-related protein-like, whose translation MSKTKNKSDNKTEKALAAEKEQFGKQQLHSISKIVTAAETPPKEKYVRNVILGTHKEGGATTFWSYILNLPLSSNSMISWKFCYLLHKVLRGGHRNAVRDSHRYCRNVKDMGVLWGNLHDRYGHIVALSAKFLCLKMEFHAKHKVIPGNLEASDETLEREAGNDMTNVLDMTQELLDYLDAGLKMSETVLRQLDANGAKSNTPAGQCRLTPLIPLILDCSFLYHFSVRLMFKLHSRIAPDVLLGHRERFRDLFTSLTQFFDRAREMEFFKSIIQIPDLPDAPPNFLRAAALGEYKRPVVVIPNEERQEEEEVEPQAEVREAPQMPQYYLLSQMGAADASLGQREAENDSLKRELEVLKPELQLIKTEAQRCVTELKAQVNRLEAEAEEQRTHKQMAMVENEHLRMEVEALRSANVASVGAQIGFKEADTRAQAAELRFAQLKERHAELITSHADLMKKNADTVKILSSTKQGQEDLLRAKQQLENELESLRREKINAMNQQQQVQHLNQELLEQRAELAALRSTLDSKEMEGSQASSSLAALQAERDVLLHSAREKDAEISSLRQQAQQQQGSLDLERDRLNRELEALRAQLQQQLTINAEQKLEIDRLRRELDSTRAELARANGALQSKEMSGSQLSSTLAGLQAEREVLRRSVRDQEAELNSLRQQAQLHQSSLEQERQRSSMELGSLHAQLQQQACREGELTQKLQEEQFCLLQCAVVEAEGIILDAVAKLDDPIHVCCISSPDYLVNRAEITLSSIDKMQQSHLVYLGNRNDASGLLRAVTQFSHLAADTIVNGSATSHSAPTDQADRLTDSCRDCANSCLQFLKDLKLQASLQRADPSAVRYTVQRILALGQDLRPKGRDVLKEELGYVVDKEMIATSTAIEEAVLRMDEILNQAKRDTSGIKLEVNQSILGSCSDLMKAVHILVTASTDLQKDIVEGGRGAASVTEFYAKNSRWTEGLISAAKACGWGATQLLDSADRVVGENGRYEELIACSHEIAASTAQLVAASKVKADRGNKKLHTLQQASRHVNDMAAVVVASTKHGQQQISDQGVMDFSGMSLIKLKTEEMEAQVKVLQLENQLEQERVRLGELRKRHYELGGAGDGEDEADSFPPPPPPTLLDSVPPPQSFSQTQPYLNTQSFAPSNPFTTAPTPSTSLPQAYTPTHTFSQTQSYTPPQTYTPPQSYTPPQTYTQTQTYTPPQTYTPPQTYTPPQTYTPQPYVPAQPYTPNPTQSYLKPQPYSLSQPSSHTSSLSRPNSPSLPQTTPPNSTETKPASRKPNIFTKSGNLLKNAFKRGEAGTGES comes from the exons ATGAGCAAAACCAAGAACAAAAGCGACAACAAGACGGAAAAAGCTTTGGCTGCGGAGAAGGAGCAGTTCGGCAAACAACAG CTCCACAGCATCAGCAAAATTGTCACCGCCGCTGAAACACCGCCCAAAGAGAAATATGTGCGCA ATGTCATCCTGGGAACACATAAGGAGGGTGGAGCTACCACCTTCTGGTCCTACATCCTGAACCTGCCTCTGTCCAGCAACTCCATGATCAGCTGGAAGTTCTGCTACCTGCTGCACAAAGTCCTGCGTGGCGGACACAGAAAC GCCGTGAGAGATTCTCACAGATACTGTCGCAACGTCAAAGATATGGGCGTTCTCTGG GGAAACTTGCACGATCGATACGGCCACATTGTCGCCTTGTCTGCCAAATTCCTCTGCCTCAAAATGGAATTTCATGCAAAG CACAAGGTGATCCCGGGCAACCTGGAGGCCAGCGACGAGACTTtggagagggaggcaggaaaCGACATGACGAACGT GTTAGATATGACACAGGAACTGCTGGATTACCTGGATGCTGGACTGAAGATGTCTGAGACAG TTCTGCGTCAGTTGGACGCCAATGGGGCCAAATCCAACACTCCAGCTGGACAGTGCAGATTGACGCCTCTGATACCCCTCATACTGGACTGCAGCTTCCTCTACCACTTCTCAGTCCGGCTGATGTTCAAACTCCACAGCC GCATTGCTCCAGATGTTCTTCTGGGACATCGAGAGCGCTTCCGTGACCTCTTTACGAG cctcaCGCAGTTCTTCGACAGAGCCAGAGAAATGGAGTTCTTTAAAAGCATCATCCAGATCCCAGATCTCCCAGAC GCTCCTCCAAACTTCCTTCGCGCTGCCGCCCTGGGTGAATATAAGAGGCCAGTGGTGGTGATCCCGAACGAGGAgcgtcaggaggaggaggaggtggagccgCAGGCGGAGGTTCGGGAGGCGCCGCAGATGCCACAG TATTATTTGCTCAGCCAAATGGGAGCAGCCGATGCTTCGCTTGgccagagagaagcagaaaacgACAGTCTGAAGAGAGAGCTAGAGGTGCTCAAACCAGAGCTACAGCTCATCAAGACCGAG gcTCAGAGGTGTGTGACTGAGTTAAAGGCTCAGGTGAATCGTCTGGAGGCCGAGGCCGAGGAGCAGCGCACCCACAAACAGATGGCTATGGTGGAGAACGAACACCTGCGGATGGAGGTGGAAGCTCTGCGGAGCGCTAACGTGGCCAGTGTCGGGGCTCAGATCGGATTCAAGGAGGCAGACA CTCGAGCTCAGGCAGCGGAGCTTCGTTTCGCTCAGCTCAAAGAGAGGCACGCCGAGCTGATCACCAGCCACGCTGACCTAATGAAGAAG AACGCAGACACAGTGAAGATCCTGTCCAGTACAAAACAAGGCCAAGAAGATCTGCTGCgagccaaacagcagctggaaaacGAGCTGGAAAGTCTGCGACGGGAGAAAATAAACGCG atgaatcagcagcagcaggttcaacACCTGAACCAGGAACTACTGGAGCAAAGAGCAGAGCTGGCTGCCCTCCGCAGCACCCTGGACAGTAAAGAGATG GAGGGGTCTCAGGCAAGCAGCAGCCTGGCAGCTCTGCAGGCCGAGCGGGACGTGCTGCTTCACTCTGCCAGAGAGAAAGACGCTGAGATTTCCTCGCTGAGACAGCAGGCTCAACAGCAGCAGGGCTCTCTGgacctggagagagacagactgaaccGAGAGCTGGAGGCCCTGagagctcagctgcagcagcag CTCACCATCAATGCAGAGCAGAAGTTAGAGATCGACCGGCTGAGACGGGAGCTGGACTCAACACGAGCAGAACTGGCTCGAGCGAACGGCGCCCTGCAGAGCAAAGAAATG AGTGGCTCCCAGCTGAGCAGCACCCTGGCTGGGCTGCAGGCGGAGAGGGAGGTGCTGCGGCGCTCGGTGAGGGACCAGGAGGCTGAGCTGAACTCCCTCAGACAGCAGGCTCAGCTCCACCAGAGCTCcctggagcaggagaggcagaggagcagcatgGAGCTGGGAAGCCTGCACGCTCAGCTACAGCAACAG GCCTGTCGGGAAGGTGAGCTGACccagaagctgcaggaggagcagttctgtctgctgcagtgtgctgtTGTGGAGGCTGAGGGCATCATACTGGACGCTGTGGCCAAACTGGATGACCCCATACATGTCTGCTGCATCAGCTCACCTG aTTATTTGGTGAATCGAGCAGAAATCACTCTCAGTTCTATAgacaaaatgcagcagagcCACCTGGTCTATCTGGGAAACAGGAAcg ATGCCAGTGGTTTGTTGAGAGCGGTCACTCAGTTTTCCCACCTCGCCGCCGACACCATCGTCAACGGATCAGCAACATCGCACTCTGCTCCGACCGACCAGGCCGACC gtttgactgacagctgccgGGACTGTGCAAACAGCTGCCTCCAGTTCTTGAAGGATCTGAAGCTTCAGGCCAGTTTGCAGAGAGCAGATCCGTCTGCGGTGCGCTACACTGTCCAACGTATCCTCGCCTtgggacag GATTTACGTCCAAAAGGTCGGGATGTGCTGAAAGAAGAGCTGGGATACGTGGTGGATAAAGAGATGATCGCGACGTCGACCGCCATTGAGGAGGCAGTGCTGCGAATGGAC GAGATACTGAACCAGGCAAAGAGAGACACCAGTGGCATTAAGCTGGAGGTCAACCAGAG CATCCTGGGATCCTGTTCAGACCTGATGAAG GCTGTTCACATACTGGTGACGGCGTCTACCGACCTGCAGAAAGACATTGTGGAAGGAGGCAGA GGGGCAGCGTCTGTCACAGAATTTTATGCCAAAAACTCTCGCTGGACAGAAGGACTCATCTCCGCCGCCAAAGCCTGCGGCTGGGGCGCCACCCAGCTGCT GGACTCTGCTGACCGGGTCGTGGGTGAAAACGGTCGATACGAGGAGCTCATCGCCTGCTCACACGAGATCGCTGCGAGCACGGCTCAGCTGGTGGCCGCCTCAAAG GTGAAGGCCGACCGCGGCAACAAGAAGCTGCACACGCTGCAGCAGGCATCGCGACACGTAAACGACATGGCTGCCGTGGTCGTCGCCTCCACCAAACACGGGCAGCAGCAGATCTCAGACcaag gtgtgatGGACTTCTCTGGCATGTCTCTGATCaagctgaaaacagaggaaatggagGCTCAG GTGAaggtgctgcagctggagaaccAGCTGGAGCAGGAGCGAGTCCGCCTGGgggagctgaggaagaggcaCTACGAGCTCGGCGGGGCCGGCGACGGCGAGGACGAGGCCGACAGCTtcccaccgccgccgccgcccaCACTGCTCGACTCCGTGCCGCCACCTCAGTCCTTTTCTCAGACGCAGCCCTACCTGAACACCCAGAGCTTCGCACCATCCAACCCCTTCACCACGGCTCCAACACCATCCACCTCACTGCCTCAGGCttacacaccgacacacacctTCTCCCAGACCCAAAGCTACACACCTCCGCAAACCTACACCCCTCCTCAAAGCTACACCCCTCCTCAAACCTACACCCAGACCCAAACCTACACCCCTCCTCAAACCTACACCCCTCCTCAAACCTACACCCCTCCTCAAACCTACACCCCCCAGCCTTACGTCCCAGCTCAGCCCTACACACCAAACCCCACCCAAAGTTACCTGAAGCCTCAGCCGTACTCACTGTCACAGCCTTCGTCACACACCTCCAGCCTCTCCCGGCCTAACTCGCCGTCTCTGCCCCAGACGACCCCGCCGAACAGCACGGAGACCAAACCGGCCTCCAGGAAACCCAACATCTTCACCAAATCTGGAAACTTGCTGAAGAACGCG TTCAAACGAGGTGAAGCAGGAACAGGGGAATCCTGA
- the rilpl1 gene encoding RILP-like protein 1 isoform X2, translating to MEDSGSALEKNVADLTVMDVYDIAAVVGQEFERIIDQYGCEALSRLMPKVVRVLEILEVMVSRSSISPETEELRLELDKLRLERIDRLEKEKKHRKELELVEDVWRGEAQDLLTQIAQLQEENKSLLTNLSIKDPMSEEDLQRHEGMTERERQVMKKLKEVVDKQRDEIRAKDRELTLKNEDIEALQQQQSRLMKINHDLRHKISVVEAQGKALIEQKVELEASAQARGQEVGALRQEVTRLRERLQGDLPVQNPEEPPPQPPSPAERGKAAAVLVGAEGWSDRHGPPEPMSAGFDPSLPPLPGSLSPGGHEDGDEEAEDEAVLLWEAMCDEDMPAVFQYFTKEALCEEETGGLDPKDPNRPRFTLQELRDVLHERNELKAKVFLLQEELAYYKSDETDDEIVTPSPSPSPELRTRSRSSAQPESGIKRLFSFFSRDKQRSSQRSAPFDGSLGSWAGKDDVYTEQAQEALQHM from the exons ATGGAGGACTCCGGCTCGGCCCTGGAGAAAAATGTGGCTGACCTCACGGTCATGGACGTGTACGACATCGCCGCGGTGGTGGGCCAAGAGTTCGAGCGGATCATAGACCAGTACGGCTGCGAGGCGCTGTCCAGGCTCATGCCCAAAGTGGTGCGGGTGCTGGAGATCCTGGAGGTGATGGTGAGCCGGAGCAGCATCAGCCCGGAGACCGAGGAGCTGCGGCTGGAGCTGGACAAGCTGCGGCTGGAGCGGATAGACCggctggagaaggagaagaagcacCGGAAG gagctggagctggtggaggacgTCTGGAGAGGTGAAGCTCAGGACCTCCTCACCCAGATCgctcagctgcaggaggagaacaaaagcCTCCTCACCAACCTGTCCATCAAAGACCCCATGAGTGAGGAAGACCTGCAGAGGCATGAGG GTATGACGGAGAGAGAGCGGCAGGTGATGAAGAAGCTGAAAGAAGTGGTGGACAAGCAGCGAGACGAGATTCGAGCCAAGGACCGAGAGCTCACGCTGAAAAACGAGGACATAGAAGCA ctccagcagcagcagtcccGCCTGATGAAAATCAACCATGACCTGCGACATAAAATCTCTGTGGTGGAGGCTCAGGGGAAGGCACTGATTGAACAGAAGGTGGAACTGGAGGCCAGCGCTCAGGCGCGGGGGCAGGAAGTCGGCGCCCTTCGGCAGGAAGTCACACGCCTGAGAGAACGACTTCAAGGAGACCTGCCAGTCCAGAACCCTGAGGAACCCCCACCTCAGCCCCCATCACCTGCAGAG CGTGgtaaagctgctgcagtgttggTGGGGGCCGAGGGCTGGTCAGACAGACATGGCCCCCCCGAGCCGATGTCGGCTGGGTTTGACCCCTCCCTGCCACCCCTGCCTGGTTCCCTCAGCCCGGGGGGACACGAGGACGGggatgaggaggcagaggacgAGGCAGTGTTGCTTTGG GAGGCGATGTGCGATGAAGACATGCCTGCTGTGTTCCAATATTTTACCAAG GAGGCGTTGTGCGAGGAGGAGACGGGAGGCCTGGACCCGAAGGACCCCAACCGGCCCCGGTTCACCCTGCAGGAGCTGAGGGACGTCCTCCACGAGAGGAACGAGCTCAAGGCCAAAgtcttcctgctgcaggaggagctggccTACTACAAAAG tgacgAGACAGATGACGAGATCGTCACTCCCAgtccgtctccctctcctgaGCTGAGGACTCGCTCTCGTTCTTCTGCCCAGCCAGAGTCAGGAATCAAACGCCT GTTTAGTTTCTTCTCGCGTGACAAGCAGCGGAGCTCGCAGAGGAGCGCGCCGTTCGACGGCAGCCTCGGCTCGTGGGCGGGGAAGGACGACGTGTACACAGAACAAGCCCAGGAGGCGTTACAGCACATGTAG
- the rilpl1 gene encoding RILP-like protein 1 isoform X1 yields the protein MEDSGSALEKNVADLTVMDVYDIAAVVGQEFERIIDQYGCEALSRLMPKVVRVLEILEVMVSRSSISPETEELRLELDKLRLERIDRLEKEKKHRKELELVEDVWRGEAQDLLTQIAQLQEENKSLLTNLSIKDPMSEEDLQRHEGMTERERQVMKKLKEVVDKQRDEIRAKDRELTLKNEDIEALQQQQSRLMKINHDLRHKISVVEAQGKALIEQKVELEASAQARGQEVGALRQEVTRLRERLQGDLPVQNPEEPPPQPPSPAEEALCEEETGGLDPKDPNRPRFTLQELRDVLHERNELKAKVFLLQEELAYYKSDETDDEIVTPSPSPSPELRTRSRSSAQPESGIKRLFSFFSRDKQRSSQRSAPFDGSLGSWAGKDDVYTEQAQEALQHM from the exons ATGGAGGACTCCGGCTCGGCCCTGGAGAAAAATGTGGCTGACCTCACGGTCATGGACGTGTACGACATCGCCGCGGTGGTGGGCCAAGAGTTCGAGCGGATCATAGACCAGTACGGCTGCGAGGCGCTGTCCAGGCTCATGCCCAAAGTGGTGCGGGTGCTGGAGATCCTGGAGGTGATGGTGAGCCGGAGCAGCATCAGCCCGGAGACCGAGGAGCTGCGGCTGGAGCTGGACAAGCTGCGGCTGGAGCGGATAGACCggctggagaaggagaagaagcacCGGAAG gagctggagctggtggaggacgTCTGGAGAGGTGAAGCTCAGGACCTCCTCACCCAGATCgctcagctgcaggaggagaacaaaagcCTCCTCACCAACCTGTCCATCAAAGACCCCATGAGTGAGGAAGACCTGCAGAGGCATGAGG GTATGACGGAGAGAGAGCGGCAGGTGATGAAGAAGCTGAAAGAAGTGGTGGACAAGCAGCGAGACGAGATTCGAGCCAAGGACCGAGAGCTCACGCTGAAAAACGAGGACATAGAAGCA ctccagcagcagcagtcccGCCTGATGAAAATCAACCATGACCTGCGACATAAAATCTCTGTGGTGGAGGCTCAGGGGAAGGCACTGATTGAACAGAAGGTGGAACTGGAGGCCAGCGCTCAGGCGCGGGGGCAGGAAGTCGGCGCCCTTCGGCAGGAAGTCACACGCCTGAGAGAACGACTTCAAGGAGACCTGCCAGTCCAGAACCCTGAGGAACCCCCACCTCAGCCCCCATCACCTGCAGAG GAGGCGTTGTGCGAGGAGGAGACGGGAGGCCTGGACCCGAAGGACCCCAACCGGCCCCGGTTCACCCTGCAGGAGCTGAGGGACGTCCTCCACGAGAGGAACGAGCTCAAGGCCAAAgtcttcctgctgcaggaggagctggccTACTACAAAAG tgacgAGACAGATGACGAGATCGTCACTCCCAgtccgtctccctctcctgaGCTGAGGACTCGCTCTCGTTCTTCTGCCCAGCCAGAGTCAGGAATCAAACGCCT GTTTAGTTTCTTCTCGCGTGACAAGCAGCGGAGCTCGCAGAGGAGCGCGCCGTTCGACGGCAGCCTCGGCTCGTGGGCGGGGAAGGACGACGTGTACACAGAACAAGCCCAGGAGGCGTTACAGCACATGTAG